From Draconibacterium halophilum, one genomic window encodes:
- a CDS encoding tetratricopeptide repeat-containing sensor histidine kinase: protein MRIHKKHILLSLLFVFSFSFSSVFGNETSQIDSLKTLVKTETNAEIVVNIYLNLSDLYGYFNADSSLKYAEKALDLSKKINYKYGEGTALFLISYVYDQLGDWLPAISNLEQAIDIFTATNDSLSLIGCYLNLGVLYSYGKDQVQALKYIIKAKNICEETNENYALSEAYGNIASYYEYLKEYRNSLRYYEKALEVDKATENIGNQSLSHTSLGNNYLKLNRHEEALFHLNEARKLLPQVIDKQREIEVILGFINYYLETGDLEEAETYSNKITDYTDQNEFTKLAVEINYVNGKYHLKKKDFRTAIIYYDKAIALSRKLEKYDYLSDYFNEKAEAYAGLGQYEKAYEMISKAKEAFEVLKPDEIVEALGNFEADETSRAERNKIILEQQLATAKTESDQFKFRVKAAFAIIALLIILVALSFFLILRKKHTDELKANYNTINRQKLLLEENLVKLAEDEKNLKKLNATKDKFFSIIAHDLKNPFNVLIGISDLLRNEKEAQNSNDFGVLIDGMYQAATSGYKLLENLLEWSRTQTGTIKFEPQSFFIHKVFETNKELTLEVAKAKGVTIEVSEKKAMVYADYDMVNFIVRNLLNNAIKFSNKNGNIELFAKKDGEMLLVTVKDDGIGMTPEMIENLFKIENSVQREGTAKEKGTGLGLILCQEFVKINGGNIWVDSEKDKGSSFQFSLPLSLS from the coding sequence ATGAGAATTCATAAAAAACATATATTACTGAGTTTATTGTTCGTTTTTAGTTTTAGTTTTTCATCTGTTTTTGGTAACGAAACATCCCAAATTGATTCGCTGAAAACATTGGTAAAAACCGAAACCAATGCGGAGATAGTTGTAAATATTTACCTCAATCTGTCTGATTTATACGGTTACTTTAATGCCGACAGCTCGCTTAAGTATGCTGAAAAAGCCCTGGATCTATCAAAAAAAATAAACTATAAATACGGCGAAGGAACTGCACTTTTCTTAATCAGTTATGTTTACGACCAGTTGGGAGATTGGCTGCCTGCGATATCCAACCTCGAACAAGCAATTGATATATTTACCGCAACCAACGATTCACTCTCATTGATAGGATGTTATTTAAACCTTGGCGTTTTATATTCCTACGGAAAAGACCAGGTTCAGGCGCTAAAATACATTATTAAAGCAAAGAATATTTGCGAAGAAACCAACGAGAATTATGCCCTTTCTGAAGCATATGGCAATATTGCTTCGTACTACGAATACTTAAAAGAATACCGCAATAGTCTGCGTTATTACGAAAAAGCACTGGAAGTTGACAAAGCAACAGAAAACATTGGTAACCAAAGCCTAAGCCACACTTCGCTAGGCAATAATTACTTGAAATTAAACCGGCACGAAGAAGCGCTTTTCCATTTGAACGAAGCCCGGAAACTTTTGCCACAAGTTATCGATAAACAACGCGAAATTGAAGTGATACTTGGTTTTATTAATTATTACCTTGAAACAGGAGATCTGGAGGAAGCAGAAACTTATAGTAATAAAATAACCGATTACACCGATCAAAATGAATTTACAAAGCTTGCCGTTGAAATAAATTACGTAAACGGAAAGTACCACCTAAAAAAGAAAGACTTCCGAACAGCAATAATTTACTACGATAAGGCCATTGCGCTGAGTCGGAAACTAGAGAAATACGACTACCTCTCCGACTATTTTAACGAAAAAGCAGAAGCCTATGCCGGTCTTGGGCAATACGAGAAAGCTTACGAAATGATTTCAAAAGCAAAAGAAGCATTTGAGGTATTAAAGCCGGATGAAATAGTAGAAGCATTAGGAAATTTCGAAGCCGACGAAACCAGTCGGGCCGAAAGAAATAAAATAATACTTGAACAACAACTGGCTACGGCCAAAACCGAAAGCGATCAGTTTAAATTTCGTGTAAAAGCCGCCTTTGCAATTATTGCTCTACTGATAATTCTGGTGGCACTTAGTTTTTTCCTCATTCTCCGAAAAAAACATACCGATGAACTAAAAGCCAATTACAACACCATAAACCGCCAAAAATTATTGCTCGAAGAAAACCTCGTGAAACTTGCCGAGGATGAAAAAAACTTAAAAAAGCTAAATGCTACAAAAGACAAATTCTTCTCGATTATTGCACACGATTTAAAAAATCCGTTTAATGTTCTAATAGGTATTTCCGATTTGCTTCGAAATGAAAAGGAGGCACAAAATTCCAATGATTTTGGTGTTCTTATCGACGGTATGTACCAGGCAGCCACCAGTGGATACAAATTGCTGGAAAACCTTTTAGAATGGTCGCGCACACAAACCGGCACCATTAAATTCGAGCCACAGTCGTTTTTTATTCATAAAGTTTTTGAAACCAACAAAGAACTAACCCTTGAAGTTGCCAAAGCAAAAGGAGTCACCATTGAGGTGTCTGAAAAGAAAGCCATGGTTTATGCCGATTACGATATGGTAAACTTTATTGTTCGAAACCTGCTGAACAACGCCATAAAATTCTCGAATAAAAACGGCAACATTGAACTGTTTGCCAAAAAGGATGGCGAAATGCTTCTTGTTACGGTAAAAGATGATGGCATTGGAATGACCCCGGAAATGATAGAAAACCTGTTTAAAATTGAAAATTCAGTGCAACGCGAAGGCACCGCCAAAGAAAAAGGTACAGGTTTAGGCTTAATTCTTTGCCAGGAATTTGTTAAAATAAATGGTGGCAACATTTGGGTCGACAGCGAAAAAGACAAAGGCAGCAGCTTTCAATTCAGTCTGCCACTCTCGCTATCTTAA
- a CDS encoding MltF family protein: MLKHSFGIICIVLLFMVAACSSNKNSKDTDKKDHPIIDRDLPEILEDGVLNVVTTYSSTSYFLYRGQPMGYEYELLKRFAEHIGVEFRIVISNDFEAMHQMLMNGEVDLIAHGLTVTGKRKELVQFTDYLYLTHQVLVQKKPDNWRRLRWSKLQKSLLHDAIDLIDDTVSVRANSSYLNRVENLMDEMGGKIYVDTLPGDLSTDKIIEMVSNGEIKYTFADNNIASINASYYPNLDIRVPVSFSQRMAWAIRPESDQLLTELNGWIDSMKDGVAYYVIYNKYFKNERSFKRRENSVFYSINHSRISEYDDLIQTYADTLNWDWRLLASLIYQESRFNPVSESWAGAKGLMQMMPQTAERYGVSDRTDPEQSIEGGTTVLNVLWKRFIDIPDSVQRIKFTMAAYNSGYSHVVDARTLAEKEGIDSYRWDECVEESMLKLSYPENYNKPFIKYGYVRGIEPVSYVKQIFSRYEHYSQLLE, encoded by the coding sequence ATGTTGAAACATTCCTTTGGTATTATTTGCATCGTCTTGCTTTTTATGGTAGCGGCATGCTCCTCAAACAAAAATTCAAAAGACACAGACAAAAAAGATCACCCAATTATTGATCGTGATTTACCTGAGATTTTGGAAGATGGAGTATTAAATGTTGTTACCACATACAGCAGTACCAGTTATTTCTTGTACCGCGGGCAGCCCATGGGCTATGAGTACGAATTGCTAAAACGTTTTGCCGAACATATTGGTGTTGAATTTAGAATTGTGATCTCGAATGACTTTGAAGCCATGCATCAAATGTTGATGAATGGCGAAGTTGATCTCATTGCACATGGATTAACTGTTACCGGCAAGCGAAAGGAGTTGGTACAGTTTACCGATTACTTGTATCTGACACACCAGGTTTTGGTACAAAAAAAGCCCGATAACTGGAGGAGGTTAAGATGGAGCAAATTGCAAAAATCGTTGCTCCACGATGCTATTGATTTGATTGATGATACGGTTTCGGTGCGGGCCAACTCGTCATATTTAAACAGGGTAGAAAACCTGATGGACGAAATGGGCGGAAAAATATATGTAGATACCCTGCCAGGCGATTTATCGACTGACAAAATTATTGAAATGGTAAGTAACGGCGAAATCAAGTATACGTTTGCCGATAACAATATTGCCAGCATTAATGCATCGTATTATCCCAATCTCGATATTCGCGTACCGGTTAGTTTTTCGCAGCGTATGGCCTGGGCTATCAGGCCCGAGTCGGATCAGTTACTTACGGAGCTAAACGGTTGGATCGACTCGATGAAAGACGGGGTGGCTTATTACGTTATTTATAATAAATACTTTAAAAACGAACGGTCGTTTAAACGTCGAGAGAACAGTGTTTTCTATAGTATAAATCATAGTCGGATTAGTGAATATGACGACTTAATACAAACGTATGCGGATACACTGAATTGGGACTGGCGATTGCTTGCTTCGCTGATATATCAGGAATCAAGATTTAATCCGGTGTCCGAATCGTGGGCTGGTGCAAAGGGGCTTATGCAAATGATGCCACAAACAGCCGAGCGGTATGGAGTAAGCGACAGAACTGATCCCGAACAAAGTATTGAGGGAGGAACCACAGTGTTGAATGTGTTGTGGAAACGGTTTATTGATATTCCCGATTCTGTTCAGCGTATTAAGTTTACCATGGCTGCTTATAACAGTGGTTACAGCCATGTGGTTGATGCCCGAACGCTGGCAGAAAAGGAAGGAATTGACAGTTATCGCTGGGACGAATGCGTTGAAGAATCGATGTTGAAATTAAGCTACCCCGAAAATTATAACAAACCGTTTATAAAATATGGTTATGTGAGAGGGATTGAGCCTGTAAGTTACGTAAAACAGATTTTTAGTCGCTACGAGCATTATTCCCAGTTGTTGGAATAA